Proteins found in one Panthera tigris isolate Pti1 chromosome B3, P.tigris_Pti1_mat1.1, whole genome shotgun sequence genomic segment:
- the PLA2G4E gene encoding cytosolic phospholipase A2 epsilon, with the protein MLQRQMPAWLSHYLPDLDQAEDGKPSSPCALEGGVSPCHLLTVKVIRMKNVRQADMVSQTDCFVSLWLPTASRERLRTRTISNCPNPEWNETFSFQIQSQVKNVLELSICDEDTVTPNDHLLTVLYDLTKLCFRKKTHMKFPLNPEGMEELEVEFLLEESPFPPETLVTNGVLVSRQVSCLEVHAECRRQKKSRKMKDLLVTVKESFEHTQRVSHCQEPCCLNLACFHYPKYFQPRMHVEVPKSQWRCGPCCCCARKNSPVCQPLDCLPDGQAVTLPVGENCELHVKSTPCPQTLDVRLGFSLCQAELEFLQKRKVVVAEALKQVLQLEEDLHTDEVPLIAIMATGGGARSMTAMYGHLLGLQKLNILNCASYITGLSGATWTMATLYRDPDWSSKNLEPAIFEARRHVVKDKMPALFPDQLCKFQEELRQRSQEGYKVTFTDFWGLLIEACLGDERNECKLSDQRAALSQGQNPLPIYLTINVKDDVSNQDFREWCEFSPYEVGLQKYGAFIPTELFGSEFFMGRLMKRIPESRMCYMLGLWSSIFSLNLLDAWNLSHTSEEFFHRWTRDKVHDIEDEPLLPEIPKCDANILDTAVVIPGSWLSNTFRSILTHRSFVSEFHNFLLGLQLHNDYLQNSQFSMWRDTVLDTFPNQLTGSVNHLCLLDTAFFVNSSYPPLLRPERKVDLIIHLNYCAGSQTKPMKQTCEYCSVQNIPFPKYEVQEGDENLKECYLIENSQEPDAPIVIFFPLINDTFQKYKAPGVERSPEELEQGHVDIYGPKTPYATKELTYTEAAFDKLVKLSEYNILNNKDKLFQALRLAVEKKKRLKSQCPS; encoded by the exons TGAGCCAGACAGACTGCTTTGTGAGCCTTTGGCTGCCCACCGCTTCTCGTGAAAGGCTGAGGACTAGGACCATCTCCAACTGCCCAAACCCAGAGTGGAATGAAACCTTCAGCTTCCAGATCCAGAGCCAAGTGAAG AATGTGCTGGAGCTGAGCATCTGTGATGAAGACACAGTGACACCAAATGACCACCTGTTGACAGTCCTCTATGACCTCACCAAGCTCTGCTTCCGAAAGAAAACCCATATGAAGTTCCCACTCAACCCAGAG GGCATGGAAGAGCTGGAGGTAGAGTtcctgctggaggagag tccCTTTCCACCTGAGACCCTCGTCACCAACGGCGTGCTGGTG TCTCGACAAGTCTCCTGCTTAGAGGTTCATGCAGAATGCAGGAGGcagaagaagagcaggaaaa TGAAGGACCTCCTGGTGACAGTAAAGGAGTCCTTCGAGCACACCCAGCGTGTCTCGCACTGCCAGGAGCCCTGCTGCCTGAACCTGGCCTGCTTCCACTACCCCAAGTACTTCCAGCCCCGGATGCATGTGGAAGTGCCCAAGAGCCAGTGGAGATGTGGG CCCTGCTGCTGCTGTGCACGCAAGAACAGCCCTGTCTGCCAGCCCCTCGATTGCCTTCCTGACGGCCAGGCGGTGACCCTGCCGGTG GGTGAGAATTGTGAGTTACACGTGAAGTCTACACCCTG CCCCCAGACGCTTGACGTGCGGCTGGGCTTCAGCCTATGCCAGGCAGAGCTGGAGTTTCTGCAGAAGCGGAAGGTGGTGGTGGCCGAGGCACTGAAACAGGTGTTGCAGCTGGAGGAGGACCTGCATACGGACGAG GTACCATTGATAGCCATCATGGCCACTGGGGGTGGAGCAAGATCCATGACCGCCATGTACGGCCACCTGCTGGGGCTGCAGAAGCTGAACATCCTGAACTGTGCCAGCTACATCACTGGCCTGTCAGGGGCCACCTG GACCATGGCTACCTTGTACCGTGATCCTGACTGGTCCTCCAAAAACCTGGAGCCGGCCATATTTGAGGCACGGAGGCATGTGGTCAAGGACAAGATGCCTGCCCTATTCCCAGACCAGCTCTGCAAATTCCAGGAGGAGCTTCGGCAGCGCAGTCAGGAAGGCTACAAGGTCACCTTTACAGATTTCTGGGGCCTTCTGATTGAGGCCTGTCTGGGGGATGAG aGAAATGAATGCAAACTGTCAGATCAGCGTGCTGCTTTATCCCAGGGCCAGAACCCCCTGCCCATCTACCTCACCATCAATGTCAAGGATGATGTAAGCAACCAGGATTTCAGAG AGTGGTGCGAGTTCTCCCCCTACGAAGTGGGCCTGCAGAAGTACGGCGCCTTCATCCCCACTGAGCTCTTCGGATCCGAGTTCTTCATGGGGCGGCTGATGAAAAGGATCCCAGAGTCAAGGATGTGCTACATGCTAG GTTTGTGGAGCAGCATCTTCTCCCTGAACTTGCTCGATGCCTGGAATCTGTCCCATACCTCAGAGGAGTTTTTCCACAGGTGGACGAGGGATAAAGTGCACGACATCG aAGATGAGCCACTCCTGCCTGAAATCCCCAAATGTGATGCCAACATCTTGGACACCGCGGtggtgatcccagggtcctggttGTCCAATACTTTCCGCAGCATCCTCACCCATAGGTCCTTCGTGTCTGAGTTCCACAACTTCCTGTTGGGGCTGCAGCTGCACAACGACTACCTCCAGAACAGCCAGTTCTCCATGTGGAGAG ACACGGTGCTAGATACTTTCCCGAACCAGCTGACGGGGTCCGTGAACCACTTGTGCCTGTTGGACACTGCATTCTTTGTCAATTCCAGCTACCCGCCCCTCCTTAGGCCTGAGAGAAAAGTCGACCTCATCATCCACCTCAATTACTGTGCTGGGTCCCAGACAAAG CCCATGAAACAAACCTGTGAGTACTGCTCTGTGCAGAATATCCCCTTCCCCAAATACGAAGTGCAAGAGGGGGACGAAAATCTCAAGGAGTGCTACCTGATAGAGAACTCCCAAGAACCTGATGCTCCCATCGTGATTTTCTTCCCACTCATCAATGACACCTTCCAGAAGTACAAGGCCCCAG GTGTGGAGAGGAGCCCCGAGGAGCTGGAGCAGGGCCACGTTGACATTTATGGCCCCAAAACTCCGTATGCTACGAAGGAGCTGACATACACAGAGGCCGCCTTTGACAAGCTGGTGAAGCTCTCTGAGTACAACATCCTGAATAACAAAGACAAGCTCTTTCAGGCCTTGAGACTGGCGGTGGAGAAGAAGAAACGCCTGAAGAGCCAGTGTCCCTCCTAA